From Paenibacillus graminis, a single genomic window includes:
- a CDS encoding FecCD family ABC transporter permease — protein MKWTAGAKTSSLLMAGALLILFISLLSLLYGTKSISYETVWNALVHPDPENIDHLIVRTSRIPRAAGALLIGAFLAVSGALMQGMTRNYLASPSIMGISDGSVFAVTLGMVFLPGASSLSLILYSLAGSALGAALVFGTAKLLPGGASPLTLAVLGTIIGTFLGGVSQALATYFQVSQNISFWYNARLHTMDPVLIKLALPFAAVGLTLALLMARPVTMLSLGDETASGLGLKVNAIKGLTLLSVVILTGISVAIAGKIAFIGLIIPHITRYLVGQDYRRIIPFSALFGALFLSLCDLISRFMNFPFETPIGVVTALFGVPFFLYLIKTRGGGSRE, from the coding sequence ATGAAATGGACTGCCGGAGCCAAGACCTCCTCGCTGCTGATGGCGGGAGCTCTGCTCATCCTATTTATCAGCCTGTTGTCGCTGCTGTATGGCACCAAATCCATCAGCTATGAGACGGTTTGGAATGCGCTGGTTCACCCGGACCCGGAGAATATCGATCATCTGATCGTACGCACCTCGCGGATTCCCCGGGCAGCGGGCGCGCTGCTGATCGGCGCTTTTCTGGCAGTGTCAGGGGCGCTTATGCAGGGTATGACGCGGAATTATCTGGCGTCTCCTTCGATTATGGGCATCAGCGACGGGTCGGTGTTTGCCGTTACGTTAGGCATGGTGTTTCTGCCCGGAGCATCTTCCCTGTCCCTGATCCTGTATTCGCTGGCCGGTTCGGCGCTGGGGGCGGCTCTCGTCTTCGGCACGGCCAAACTGCTGCCCGGAGGAGCTTCCCCTCTGACCCTGGCCGTACTGGGTACGATCATTGGCACCTTTCTCGGCGGGGTTTCCCAGGCACTTGCCACCTATTTTCAGGTGTCGCAGAATATCAGCTTCTGGTACAATGCCCGCCTGCATACGATGGACCCGGTTCTTATTAAGCTGGCACTTCCCTTTGCTGCTGTAGGGCTAACGCTCGCGCTGCTGATGGCCCGTCCAGTAACCATGCTCTCGCTTGGAGATGAAACGGCATCAGGCCTGGGACTGAAAGTGAATGCTATTAAAGGGCTGACCCTGCTCAGTGTGGTGATTTTAACAGGGATTTCGGTAGCAATAGCCGGTAAAATCGCTTTTATCGGCCTGATTATCCCGCATATCACCCGCTACCTGGTAGGACAGGATTACCGCAGAATCATTCCTTTTTCCGCCTTGTTCGGTGCATTGTTCCTGTCTCTGTGCGATCTGATCAGCCGGTTCATGAACTTTCCGTTCGAGACGCCGATCGGGGTCGTAACCGCACTGTTTGGCGTGCCCTTCTTCCTCTATTTAATCAAGACAAGAGGGGGCGGGTCACGTGAATAA
- a CDS encoding FecCD family ABC transporter permease: MLASKRRTFWMLFLLIGMLTLCGMYVSLTNGTFDISAADAVRTLLRIHPNADHDLVIFDFRLPRIVLGALVGFGLGIAGAVLQGITRNSLADPGILGIHAAAGAFVVVFMFFTAGTMKAPGWLSVLTMPVFGFLGGLAAIVLLFIFARRAGEFDPQQLILVGIALASGFGAITLYVSLKMDPQNFEMAAVWLAGSVYNANWRQILSILPWLVILIPVIWRRAAVLDLLQLHEVSIKGVGVASGRERQVLLLCCVGLVSACVSVSGSIGFVGLIAPHIARRLVGNSYRYIAPLCGMIGMLMVVLCDFIGKTVFAPAQLPVGIVVSIIGVPYFLFLLFKTRKQ; this comes from the coding sequence ATGCTGGCGTCGAAGAGAAGAACCTTCTGGATGTTGTTTTTGCTGATTGGTATGCTGACGCTGTGCGGCATGTATGTCAGTCTGACGAACGGCACATTTGATATTTCAGCCGCAGATGCCGTCCGCACACTGCTGCGCATTCATCCGAACGCGGATCACGATCTGGTGATCTTTGATTTCCGGCTGCCCCGCATTGTTCTGGGCGCACTGGTCGGATTCGGCCTGGGGATTGCGGGGGCGGTGCTGCAGGGCATCACCCGCAATTCTCTGGCTGATCCGGGAATTCTCGGCATTCACGCTGCTGCGGGCGCTTTTGTCGTAGTGTTCATGTTCTTCACCGCAGGCACGATGAAGGCTCCGGGCTGGCTGTCGGTGCTGACCATGCCCGTGTTCGGATTCCTCGGCGGACTGGCCGCCATCGTTCTGCTCTTTATCTTTGCGAGGCGGGCTGGTGAATTTGATCCGCAGCAGCTGATTCTGGTGGGGATCGCTCTGGCCTCCGGCTTCGGCGCCATTACGCTGTACGTCTCGCTGAAGATGGACCCGCAGAATTTTGAGATGGCCGCCGTCTGGCTGGCCGGCAGTGTCTACAACGCGAATTGGAGACAAATCCTGTCGATTCTGCCATGGCTGGTGATTCTCATTCCGGTGATCTGGAGACGCGCAGCGGTTCTGGATCTGCTTCAGCTGCATGAAGTGAGTATCAAAGGAGTGGGCGTAGCATCAGGCAGAGAACGGCAGGTTCTGCTGTTATGCTGTGTCGGTCTGGTCAGCGCCTGCGTATCTGTATCGGGAAGCATCGGTTTTGTGGGCTTGATCGCCCCGCATATTGCCAGACGCCTGGTCGGCAACAGCTACCGGTATATCGCCCCGCTGTGCGGAATGATTGGAATGCTGATGGTTGTTCTATGTGATTTTATCGGTAAAACGGTATTTGCTCCCGCCCAGCTCCCGGTAGGGATTGTAGTTTCAATTATTGGCGTGCCGTATTTTCTGTTCCTGCTGTTCAAGACACGGAAACAATAG